From a region of the Lentilactobacillus curieae genome:
- the ileS gene encoding isoleucine--tRNA ligase, with amino-acid sequence MRVKDTLNLGKTKFKMRGNLPVKEAEREQAWDENEVYQLRQKLNEGKPSFVLHDGPPYANGDIHMGHAMNKISKDIIVRYKSMNGFRAPYVPGWDTHGLPIEQQLTKAGYDRKKMTTNEFRKLCRDYALEQVERQKAGFKRLGVAGDWDNPYLTLKPEFEAQEVRVFGAFAKRGLIYKGKKPVYWSWSSESALAEAEVEYHDITSPSAFYGEKVVDGKGVLENDNTYMVVWTTTPWTIPASEGITVDADFDYSVVQPEGDDRKFVIATELLAKDEELFGWKNVKELKVVKGRDLEYVLAEHPFDHDRKLVTMLGDFVTLDAGTGLVHTAPGYGEDDFNIGRQYDLDIFAPVDDKGYLTEEAGADFAGVFYDDANEIALDKLKEQNLLLDYMPIEHSYPFDWRTKKPIIFRATPQWFASVDKIKDEILDAIDEVEFFPSWGKVRLANMIKNRGDWVISRQRVWGVPLPIFYGEDGEAIITEETVNHVADLFAEYGSDVWFERDAKDLLPEGFTSEHSPNGEFTKENDIMDVWFDSGSSHQGVLAERDELTYPADMYLEGSDQYRGWFNSSLITSVAVSGHAPYKQVVSQGFTLDGEGHKMSKSLGNTIAPDEVIKKMGAEIVRLWVTSVDTSADVRVSIDNFVKISDSYKKIRNTVRYLLANTSDFDPKTNAVDFNDLESADKYMMVALNEFVKGAKADYDNYDFLDLNKKLSNFIINDLSAFYLDFAKDVVYIDREDGHKRRSMQTVMYAAAVALTKLMTPVLPHTAEEVWEFLKEPEDYVQLSEMPEVQDYAGADELLTNWHKFMEVRGDVLKVLEEARDNKLIGKSSEAALTIYATTGVKDLFTKLDTDLATVLMVSQLNVEDFEAAGDDAEKFDSDGLALAVKHAEGQVCERCRLTKTDVGADTDYPTLCASCAEIVRSEFPETATEGFEEK; translated from the coding sequence ATGCGAGTCAAAGATACTCTGAACCTTGGAAAAACCAAGTTCAAAATGCGTGGAAATCTTCCAGTTAAGGAAGCGGAACGTGAACAGGCATGGGACGAAAACGAAGTTTATCAACTTCGTCAAAAATTAAATGAAGGAAAGCCATCATTTGTGCTTCACGACGGGCCTCCATATGCAAACGGTGATATTCACATGGGTCATGCCATGAACAAGATTTCAAAGGATATTATCGTTCGTTATAAGTCAATGAATGGGTTCCGAGCTCCCTATGTTCCAGGATGGGATACTCATGGATTGCCAATTGAACAACAATTGACCAAGGCAGGCTATGACCGTAAGAAAATGACAACTAACGAATTCCGTAAGCTTTGTCGTGATTACGCCTTGGAACAAGTTGAACGGCAAAAGGCTGGATTTAAGCGTTTAGGAGTTGCAGGCGATTGGGATAACCCATACCTAACTCTAAAGCCTGAGTTTGAGGCCCAAGAAGTTCGGGTGTTTGGTGCATTCGCTAAACGTGGATTGATCTACAAGGGTAAGAAGCCTGTTTACTGGTCATGGTCATCAGAATCAGCTTTGGCTGAAGCTGAAGTTGAATATCATGACATTACTTCACCATCAGCATTCTATGGTGAAAAGGTTGTTGACGGTAAAGGCGTTTTGGAAAACGACAACACATACATGGTTGTTTGGACAACTACTCCTTGGACGATTCCAGCTTCAGAGGGAATTACTGTTGATGCTGACTTTGACTACTCGGTTGTTCAACCAGAAGGTGATGACCGCAAGTTTGTTATTGCCACTGAATTGCTTGCTAAAGACGAAGAATTGTTTGGCTGGAAAAACGTTAAAGAACTCAAAGTTGTTAAGGGTCGCGACCTTGAATACGTTCTTGCAGAACACCCATTTGACCATGACAGAAAGTTAGTTACGATGTTGGGAGACTTCGTTACTCTCGATGCCGGTACTGGACTTGTCCATACCGCTCCTGGTTATGGTGAAGATGACTTTAACATTGGCCGTCAATATGACTTGGATATTTTTGCTCCAGTTGATGATAAGGGTTACCTTACCGAAGAAGCCGGTGCTGATTTTGCGGGAGTTTTTTATGATGACGCTAACGAAATCGCTCTTGATAAATTAAAAGAACAAAATTTATTGCTTGATTACATGCCAATTGAGCATAGTTACCCATTTGATTGGCGGACTAAGAAGCCAATTATCTTCCGGGCAACTCCTCAGTGGTTTGCCTCAGTTGATAAGATCAAGGATGAAATTCTTGATGCAATCGACGAAGTTGAATTCTTCCCATCATGGGGTAAAGTTCGGCTTGCTAACATGATTAAAAACCGTGGTGATTGGGTGATCTCTAGACAACGGGTCTGGGGTGTTCCACTACCAATCTTCTACGGTGAAGATGGCGAAGCAATTATCACTGAAGAAACAGTTAACCACGTTGCCGACCTATTTGCTGAATATGGTTCAGATGTTTGGTTTGAACGTGATGCTAAGGACTTGTTGCCAGAGGGATTCACTAGTGAACATTCACCTAATGGTGAGTTTACCAAGGAAAATGACATCATGGATGTTTGGTTTGATTCTGGTTCATCACATCAAGGTGTTCTTGCTGAACGAGATGAATTAACTTACCCTGCTGATATGTACCTTGAAGGTTCTGACCAATACCGTGGCTGGTTTAACTCAAGTTTGATCACAAGTGTTGCCGTGTCTGGTCATGCACCATACAAACAGGTTGTATCACAAGGATTCACCCTTGATGGTGAAGGTCACAAGATGAGTAAGTCACTTGGTAACACCATTGCTCCTGATGAGGTCATCAAGAAGATGGGTGCCGAAATCGTTCGTTTGTGGGTTACCTCAGTGGATACTTCAGCCGATGTGCGGGTCTCAATTGATAACTTTGTTAAGATTTCTGATTCATACAAGAAAATTAGAAATACCGTTCGTTATCTATTAGCCAATACGTCAGACTTTGATCCAAAGACTAACGCCGTTGACTTTAACGATCTTGAATCAGCTGATAAATACATGATGGTTGCCCTCAACGAGTTCGTAAAGGGTGCTAAAGCAGATTATGATAACTATGATTTTCTTGATTTGAATAAGAAGTTATCAAACTTCATTATTAATGATCTATCTGCATTCTATCTTGATTTTGCTAAGGACGTTGTTTATATCGACCGTGAAGATGGTCATAAGCGCCGTTCAATGCAAACCGTTATGTATGCAGCTGCAGTTGCATTGACTAAGTTGATGACCCCAGTACTTCCTCACACTGCTGAAGAAGTTTGGGAATTCTTAAAGGAACCAGAAGACTATGTTCAACTTTCAGAAATGCCAGAAGTTCAGGATTATGCCGGTGCTGATGAATTGTTGACCAACTGGCACAAATTTATGGAAGTCCGTGGCGATGTGTTGAAAGTGCTTGAAGAGGCTCGTGACAACAAATTGATTGGTAAATCTTCAGAAGCTGCATTAACAATTTATGCAACTACTGGGGTTAAAGATTTGTTTACTAAATTGGATACTGATTTAGCAACTGTTTTGATGGTTTCTCAATTAAATGTTGAAGACTTTGAAGCAGCTGGTGATGATGCCGAAAAATTTGACTCAGATGGTTTAGCCCTTGCAGTTAAGCACGCTGAAGGCCAAGTTTGTGAACGTTGCCGTCTCACAAAGACCGACGTTGGTGCGGATACTGACTACCCAACTCTATGTGCTTCATGTGCAGAGATTGTTCGTAGTGAATTTCCTGAAACCGCAACTGAAGGTTTTGAAGAAAAATAA
- a CDS encoding DivIVA domain-containing protein, whose amino-acid sequence MVLSPQDIHNKEFSSKLRGYNVDEVNDFLDQIIKDYQSVLEENKELRSQLGESKDKLTYFNDLKDSLNQSIIVAQEAADKVKTNSKKEAEITNREAQKRADDTVNAANGKANKILEEASKRAKKLAIETDDLKKDTRVFRQRLQVMLESQLEVIKGRDWDQLVEDSGTTTYEDIEKVVSELDSNSTKSVQSDSQQSESADLVEDTPAVDDSKETVVIFPDGQTK is encoded by the coding sequence ATGGTATTAAGTCCACAGGACATTCATAACAAGGAGTTCTCGTCAAAATTAAGGGGTTACAATGTTGACGAGGTTAACGATTTTTTAGATCAAATTATTAAGGATTATCAATCAGTTCTTGAAGAAAACAAGGAATTACGTTCACAACTTGGTGAAAGTAAGGACAAGTTAACGTATTTCAATGATTTGAAGGATTCTTTGAACCAATCAATCATCGTTGCTCAAGAAGCCGCTGATAAGGTTAAAACTAATTCTAAAAAAGAAGCAGAAATCACTAATCGTGAAGCCCAAAAGCGTGCTGATGACACTGTTAACGCAGCTAACGGTAAGGCTAACAAGATTCTTGAAGAAGCTTCAAAGCGAGCTAAAAAATTGGCTATTGAGACTGATGACCTGAAGAAGGATACCCGCGTATTCCGTCAGCGCCTACAAGTTATGCTAGAAAGCCAGCTTGAAGTTATTAAGGGTCGTGATTGGGATCAGCTAGTTGAAGATTCAGGCACAACAACTTACGAAGATATCGAAAAGGTTGTATCTGAACTTGACAGTAATTCCACTAAGAGCGTACAATCAGATTCACAGCAGAGTGAATCTGCAGACCTAGTTGAGGATACTCCAGCAGTTGATGATTCTAAAGAAACTGTTGTTATTTTCCCGGACGGTCAAACTAAATAA
- a CDS encoding RNA-binding protein: MVELNISQHFRPEEQEFLESVEDICGRAENEYRPILTDFLNPREMYIFEAIANRFDSVSYKFFGGHQGAEMKRALVYPDYFEPTDDDFHITAFLIDYPTKFATLSHGQILGTVMGSGINRDVIGDIITDGETWQFMCEAEMGDYLQQQIEKIGKIKVKLKPIDVDQLIFPVDESEEKGASVSSLRLDAIVAEGFNISRHHAKELVEGKSVRLNWATAERPDVEVSVSDVVSVRKFGRISVRDVAGITKKGKIRIVMNILKRNK; this comes from the coding sequence ATGGTTGAGTTAAATATTTCACAACACTTTCGTCCTGAAGAGCAGGAGTTCTTGGAATCGGTTGAGGATATTTGTGGCCGCGCCGAAAATGAATATCGACCAATTCTGACCGATTTTTTAAATCCTCGTGAAATGTACATTTTTGAAGCAATCGCAAACCGGTTTGATTCAGTATCATACAAGTTTTTTGGCGGTCATCAGGGTGCCGAAATGAAGAGAGCCTTAGTCTATCCAGACTACTTTGAACCAACTGATGATGACTTTCATATCACTGCGTTTTTGATTGATTATCCAACCAAGTTTGCCACGCTTTCGCATGGACAAATTTTAGGAACCGTTATGGGTAGTGGAATTAATCGAGATGTGATTGGGGACATCATCACTGATGGTGAAACATGGCAATTTATGTGTGAAGCTGAGATGGGTGATTACCTTCAGCAACAGATTGAAAAAATCGGTAAGATCAAGGTTAAATTAAAGCCAATTGATGTGGATCAGCTAATTTTTCCAGTGGATGAATCTGAGGAAAAGGGTGCGAGCGTTTCGTCACTTAGACTTGATGCAATCGTTGCTGAAGGATTCAATATCTCCAGGCACCACGCAAAGGAATTAGTTGAGGGGAAATCAGTTCGACTCAATTGGGCAACAGCAGAACGTCCGGACGTGGAAGTTTCTGTATCTGATGTTGTTTCTGTTAGAAAGTTTGGCAGAATCAGTGTGAGGGATGTTGCCGGAATTACCAAAAAAGGTAAAATTAGAATTGTGATGAACATTTTGAAACGTAACAAATAG
- a CDS encoding YggT family protein, whose amino-acid sequence MVTIVSYIVWALVKLINLYMLLIVIYALLSWFPGAYDSAIGRFLAKIVEPYQSLFNFASFGMLSFAPVVALLVLYFIQMGIMYVGQMLVGF is encoded by the coding sequence TTGGTAACAATTGTATCTTATATCGTTTGGGCGCTAGTCAAGTTGATTAACTTGTACATGTTGCTGATTGTTATTTATGCACTACTCAGTTGGTTCCCAGGAGCTTATGATTCTGCAATCGGCAGATTTTTAGCAAAGATTGTTGAACCATATCAAAGTCTATTTAACTTTGCTAGTTTTGGAATGCTAAGTTTTGCACCGGTGGTTGCATTATTGGTCCTGTACTTCATTCAAATGGGGATAATGTACGTTGGCCAAATGCTAGTTGGATTTTAA
- a CDS encoding cell division protein SepF, translating into MTPKEPLKSKIIVFAPVSYSDTDMIAQKLMDGDAVIVKFDNLDANSSARMVDFLNGTIFAIHGAINRLDKNIFICTPANFQISK; encoded by the coding sequence ATGACACCAAAAGAACCGCTAAAAAGTAAAATAATCGTGTTTGCTCCGGTCAGTTATTCAGACACTGACATGATTGCTCAAAAGCTAATGGATGGGGATGCAGTTATCGTTAAATTTGATAACTTGGATGCCAATTCTTCTGCTAGAATGGTAGATTTCCTAAATGGAACAATCTTTGCCATTCATGGAGCAATCAACAGGTTGGATAAAAACATCTTTATTTGTACACCAGCGAACTTTCAAATTTCTAAGTAA
- the ftsZ gene encoding cell division protein FtsZ has translation MEYSLDSAQSHGAKIKVFGVGGGGSNAVNQMISQDVKGVEFIVANTDVQALETSKAETRIQLGPKLTRGLGAGSNPEIGAKAAEESEEAITEALEGADMVFVTAGMGGGTGNGAAPVVAKIAKDSGALTVGVVTRPFSFEGPKRSKYADDGVAQLKENVDTLIVISNNRLLEMVDKKTPMMEAFKEADNVLRQGVQGISDLITSPGYVNLDFADVKTTMSDQGSALMGVGTANGENRTAEATKKAISSPLLEVSIDGAEQVLLNITGGPDLSLFEAQDASDIVAQAATSDVNIIFGTSIDENLGDEVRVTVIATGIDARREQQRGGRGEARRSRPATRFAAPQQPQAAPASNNDRDLADTSDRQPAEDPLGNWDIRKQPSSSRTDAPDSGQFNDVEKKDFDPFQADLPDDDPTKDSGDDADDVPPFLKHRRNR, from the coding sequence ATGGAATACTCACTTGATTCCGCACAAAGCCATGGTGCGAAAATTAAAGTATTTGGTGTCGGTGGTGGTGGTAGTAACGCCGTTAACCAAATGATCAGTCAGGATGTTAAGGGTGTTGAATTTATTGTTGCTAACACTGATGTTCAAGCACTAGAAACATCAAAGGCAGAAACTAGAATCCAACTTGGACCTAAACTTACTCGGGGACTTGGAGCTGGCTCAAACCCAGAAATTGGTGCTAAGGCCGCTGAAGAAAGCGAAGAAGCAATCACGGAAGCACTTGAAGGTGCAGACATGGTCTTTGTTACTGCCGGAATGGGTGGTGGTACTGGTAACGGTGCTGCTCCAGTAGTTGCCAAAATCGCAAAGGATTCAGGCGCACTGACAGTTGGTGTTGTTACTCGACCATTTAGTTTTGAAGGACCTAAGCGTTCTAAATACGCTGATGATGGCGTTGCTCAACTTAAGGAAAACGTTGACACATTAATCGTAATTTCAAACAACCGGTTATTAGAAATGGTTGATAAGAAGACACCAATGATGGAAGCCTTTAAAGAGGCAGATAACGTTCTTCGCCAAGGTGTTCAAGGTATTTCTGACTTGATCACAAGCCCTGGTTACGTTAACTTGGACTTCGCTGATGTTAAGACAACAATGTCTGATCAAGGTTCAGCCTTGATGGGAGTTGGTACAGCTAACGGTGAAAACAGAACTGCAGAAGCTACTAAAAAAGCCATTTCATCACCTTTACTTGAAGTTTCAATTGATGGTGCTGAACAAGTTCTACTTAACATTACTGGTGGACCAGACCTATCATTGTTTGAAGCCCAAGATGCTTCCGACATTGTCGCCCAAGCTGCAACAAGTGACGTAAACATCATCTTTGGTACTTCAATTGATGAAAACCTTGGTGATGAGGTTCGAGTTACTGTAATTGCAACTGGAATCGATGCCCGCAGAGAACAACAACGCGGTGGTCGTGGTGAGGCTAGACGTTCACGTCCAGCAACTAGATTTGCTGCACCTCAACAACCACAAGCAGCACCAGCTTCTAATAATGACAGAGATTTAGCTGATACCTCTGATAGACAACCTGCTGAAGACCCCTTGGGCAACTGGGACATTCGTAAGCAACCATCAAGTTCCAGAACTGATGCCCCAGACAGTGGTCAGTTTAATGACGTTGAAAAAAAGGATTTTGATCCATTCCAAGCAGATCTTCCGGATGATGATCCTACAAAGGATAGCGGCGACGACGCTGACGATGTTCCACCATTCTTGAAGCACCGTCGTAACCGTTAA
- the ftsA gene encoding cell division protein FtsA has protein sequence MDNSGLYVGLDIGTTSIKVIVAEKVKGQLNVIGVGNEPSNGLSRGVIVDIDQAAEAIRGAVNQAQEKASIEIKDVIVGAPANMLRIEPCNGLITIDDQSREITAEDVRNVASSAMGTSLPQEREVVDIQPEEFIVDGFDGIKDPRGMVGVRLEMRGKLITGSKGIMHNLQKAVEKAGLNIQSMILTPLAEAHQMLNDGEQDFGTIIIDLGGGQTTATVFHDHQLKFATTDSEGGEYITKDISIVLNSSMSNAEKIKRDYGYADSFQASSDNEFPVEVVGQSEPTYVDEKYLAEIIEARLSQIFDRLKDQLEQVSALDLPGGIVLTGGVAALPGIADLAADQFNANVRVYIPDQMGLRHPSFSSVLSLVSYYSDLSDIQLTTRSAVGATMTKAPKVVEQSAQPTSKPAKQSKPKRPKNKKKRGEGIKNFFSDFFD, from the coding sequence ATGGATAATTCAGGTTTATATGTGGGACTTGATATAGGAACCACCTCAATAAAAGTAATTGTTGCAGAAAAAGTAAAAGGGCAATTGAACGTTATTGGTGTGGGGAATGAACCATCTAATGGTTTAAGCCGTGGTGTTATTGTCGATATCGACCAAGCGGCAGAAGCAATTAGGGGCGCAGTAAATCAAGCTCAAGAAAAAGCAAGTATTGAAATTAAAGATGTAATTGTTGGTGCACCTGCCAACATGTTGAGAATTGAACCATGTAACGGATTGATCACAATTGATGACCAGTCACGAGAGATTACTGCTGAGGATGTCCGTAATGTCGCATCTTCAGCCATGGGAACAAGTTTGCCACAGGAACGTGAAGTGGTTGACATCCAGCCAGAAGAGTTCATCGTTGATGGGTTTGACGGCATTAAGGATCCTCGTGGAATGGTTGGGGTTCGTTTAGAGATGCGTGGTAAGTTAATCACTGGCTCTAAGGGAATTATGCATAACTTACAGAAGGCAGTTGAGAAAGCTGGTTTAAACATCCAGTCAATGATTTTGACTCCATTGGCAGAAGCTCACCAAATGCTAAATGATGGTGAACAAGACTTTGGGACAATCATCATTGATTTAGGTGGCGGTCAAACTACTGCAACTGTTTTCCACGATCATCAATTAAAATTTGCAACAACTGATTCTGAAGGTGGGGAGTACATAACAAAGGATATTTCCATTGTGTTGAACTCATCGATGAGTAACGCCGAAAAAATTAAGCGAGATTATGGGTACGCAGATTCGTTCCAAGCTTCTTCAGACAATGAATTTCCTGTTGAAGTTGTCGGGCAATCAGAACCAACCTACGTTGACGAAAAGTACCTAGCCGAAATTATCGAAGCTAGATTAAGTCAAATATTTGACCGCTTAAAGGATCAACTAGAACAAGTGTCTGCACTAGACTTACCAGGGGGTATTGTTTTGACTGGTGGGGTGGCTGCATTGCCAGGAATTGCTGACTTAGCAGCTGACCAGTTTAACGCCAATGTTAGGGTTTATATTCCTGATCAAATGGGATTAAGACACCCATCGTTCTCGTCAGTTTTATCACTTGTTTCTTACTATTCAGACTTATCTGATATTCAGTTGACGACGCGTTCGGCAGTTGGAGCTACCATGACCAAGGCTCCTAAAGTTGTTGAACAAAGTGCTCAGCCTACAAGTAAGCCTGCAAAGCAAAGTAAACCAAAACGACCAAAAAATAAGAAAAAGCGCGGTGAAGGAATCAAAAACTTCTTCAGCGACTTCTTCGATTAG
- a CDS encoding cell division protein FtsQ/DivIB, which translates to MAKKNKHEEELTPWERISNEQKSQKKKHRNHRKRDSRKSKLKDFQVTNLKRMSPLLVIFTLGLLICLFFVTPYSRVSKVTITGNEMVSTATINKFTSVRKNEPLINVWGHQHKLATELKNKSQRLDSVKISTRNFNEVLIKVKEYPTIGYLYIDRGYQPILKSGVIIKNKILNPTANYPIVKKFKDPKILKNCLAQYKKIEPDVRANIVTVSYSPTKLNKNRVVLKMHDKNVVLGTINTFGDKMNYYPSMVSKLKSKSVIDMQVGAYSYPMKSKKASASGTVSTKKQPQTTKQKQNTRSTTGR; encoded by the coding sequence ATGGCAAAGAAGAATAAGCATGAAGAAGAACTAACGCCGTGGGAACGAATAAGTAATGAACAAAAAAGCCAAAAGAAAAAGCATAGAAATCATCGAAAACGCGATTCACGGAAATCGAAATTAAAAGATTTCCAAGTTACTAATTTAAAGCGAATGTCACCCTTATTGGTGATTTTTACTTTAGGACTGTTGATCTGTTTATTCTTTGTTACGCCATATAGTCGGGTAAGCAAAGTAACAATCACTGGTAATGAGATGGTTAGCACAGCAACAATTAATAAGTTTACGTCGGTGAGAAAAAATGAACCATTGATTAACGTTTGGGGTCACCAACATAAATTGGCAACGGAATTAAAGAATAAAAGTCAGCGACTGGATTCGGTTAAAATCTCTACCAGAAACTTTAACGAAGTACTGATTAAGGTTAAGGAGTATCCAACGATAGGCTATTTATACATTGACCGTGGATACCAACCAATTTTAAAAAGCGGGGTCATTATTAAAAATAAGATTTTGAACCCAACGGCAAATTACCCAATCGTTAAAAAGTTTAAAGATCCAAAGATATTGAAAAATTGTTTGGCACAGTATAAAAAAATTGAACCAGATGTTAGGGCAAACATTGTGACGGTTTCTTATTCACCAACTAAGTTAAATAAGAATCGGGTGGTGTTGAAGATGCACGACAAAAACGTTGTGCTTGGCACCATTAATACATTTGGCGATAAGATGAATTACTATCCAAGTATGGTTTCTAAGTTGAAAAGTAAGAGTGTTATTGATATGCAGGTGGGAGCATATTCATACCCAATGAAGTCTAAAAAGGCTTCTGCTAGTGGTACCGTTTCCACTAAAAAGCAACCGCAAACCACTAAGCAAAAGCAGAACACCCGTTCCACTACTGGTAGATAA
- the murG gene encoding undecaprenyldiphospho-muramoylpentapeptide beta-N-acetylglucosaminyltransferase has translation MRLIISGGGTGGHIYPALAIIEDLLKQEPDSEILYVGSERGLEGGIVKKQGLKFIALEIQGFKRSLSLDNFKTVALFLKSVKKSKQIIKDFKPDVVIGTGGYVSGAVVYAAARMKVPTLIHEQNSVVGLTNKFLSRFVDKIGVGFEAAKSQFPADKVEFVGNPRAQQVANMHSDFKWSNIGLADNKQTVLIFGGSQGAPKINSAVVDAINKFSQRDYQVVFVTGQKRYDGIMQQLDKVQLANNVKVLPYIDNMPSVLPRVDLIVGRSGATSIAEITALGIPAILIPSPYVTADHQTKNTMSLVDNHAALMIKEDELNGESLLKNIDRLMHDDDERNQMAEHSKQMGVVDSADRVLNLARSIHK, from the coding sequence ATGAGACTCATAATTTCAGGTGGAGGTACTGGTGGACACATCTACCCAGCACTCGCAATCATTGAAGATCTACTGAAGCAAGAACCTGATTCTGAAATTCTTTACGTTGGGTCAGAGCGAGGCTTAGAAGGTGGCATCGTTAAAAAGCAAGGGCTGAAGTTTATTGCTTTAGAAATCCAGGGCTTTAAACGGTCATTATCTTTGGATAACTTTAAGACAGTTGCTTTATTTTTAAAGAGTGTCAAGAAGTCCAAACAAATCATTAAAGATTTTAAACCAGACGTTGTTATTGGAACGGGTGGGTATGTATCTGGTGCGGTAGTCTATGCAGCAGCCAGGATGAAGGTGCCAACGTTGATCCATGAACAAAATAGCGTTGTTGGGCTAACAAATAAATTTTTAAGCAGATTCGTTGATAAAATTGGGGTTGGTTTTGAAGCTGCTAAAAGTCAATTTCCTGCTGATAAGGTTGAATTTGTCGGTAATCCGCGAGCACAGCAAGTAGCAAACATGCACAGCGACTTTAAATGGTCTAATATTGGATTAGCAGACAATAAGCAAACCGTTTTGATATTCGGAGGTAGCCAGGGGGCACCTAAGATTAATTCTGCCGTAGTTGATGCAATTAATAAATTTAGTCAAAGAGACTACCAAGTAGTTTTTGTTACCGGGCAAAAGCGGTATGATGGCATTATGCAGCAACTTGATAAAGTTCAATTGGCTAACAACGTGAAGGTCTTGCCTTACATTGACAATATGCCTTCTGTACTGCCAAGGGTTGACTTGATTGTCGGGCGCTCAGGGGCAACAAGCATTGCTGAAATTACAGCACTTGGGATTCCGGCGATTTTGATTCCGAGCCCATACGTTACTGCAGATCACCAAACTAAGAATACAATGAGCTTAGTCGATAATCATGCTGCTTTAATGATTAAGGAAGATGAGCTGAACGGTGAATCATTATTGAAAAATATTGATCGATTAATGCATGATGATGACGAAAGAAACCAGATGGCTGAACACTCAAAACAAATGGGGGTAGTTGATTCAGCTGATCGAGTCTTGAATCTTGCGAGGTCGATTCATAAATAG